In Pseudovibrio brasiliensis, one DNA window encodes the following:
- the betC gene encoding choline-sulfatase → MSKPNILIFMVDQLNGTLFPDGPAEWLHTPNLKKLAERSTRFRNAYTASPLCAPGRASFMSGQLPSATGVYDNAAEFVSSLPTYAHHLRRAGFQTCLAGKMHFVGPDQLHGFEERLTTDVYPPDFGWTPDYRKPGERIDWWYHNMGSVTGAGTAEITNQLEYDDEVAYHATRKVYDLARGKDERPWCLTVSFTHPHDPYVARKKYWDLYEDCEHLLPQVPAMSYEEHDSHSKRIFDANDWRSYDITEEDIRRSRRAYFANISYIDDKIGEVMTALESTRQEAIILFVSDHGDMLGERGLWFKMSFFEGSSRVPLMISAPQIPPGLISTPVSNIDVCPTLCDLVGISMEEVMPWTTGETLVGLGQGKQRTSPVAIEYAAEASYAPMVSLREDRWKFNKCLLDEDQLFDLEADPHELHNLAQKPEYQEIAEEFRKKIAERWDLERFDADVRASQARRWVVYEALREGGYYPWDYQPLQKASERYMRNHMDLNILEETQRFPRGE, encoded by the coding sequence ATGAGCAAACCGAATATCCTGATCTTCATGGTGGACCAGCTAAATGGAACCCTGTTTCCAGATGGCCCTGCCGAGTGGCTACACACGCCGAACCTCAAAAAACTGGCGGAGCGCTCGACCCGTTTCAGGAACGCTTACACCGCCTCTCCACTTTGTGCGCCGGGGCGGGCCTCGTTCATGTCCGGGCAGTTGCCGAGTGCGACCGGTGTTTATGATAATGCGGCTGAGTTTGTCTCATCCTTGCCAACCTATGCCCATCACCTCCGTCGTGCCGGATTCCAGACCTGCTTGGCCGGAAAAATGCACTTTGTCGGGCCGGATCAGCTGCATGGTTTTGAAGAGCGGCTGACCACTGATGTCTATCCGCCTGACTTCGGCTGGACGCCGGACTATCGCAAGCCGGGTGAGCGGATTGACTGGTGGTATCACAACATGGGGTCGGTGACGGGCGCCGGTACTGCTGAGATCACCAATCAGCTGGAATATGACGATGAGGTCGCCTATCACGCCACGCGAAAAGTCTATGATCTAGCGCGAGGCAAGGATGAACGGCCTTGGTGTCTGACTGTCTCCTTCACGCATCCGCATGACCCGTATGTGGCGCGCAAGAAGTACTGGGATCTCTACGAGGACTGTGAGCATCTGCTGCCGCAGGTTCCGGCCATGTCCTATGAGGAACATGACAGCCATTCAAAGCGGATATTCGACGCAAACGACTGGCGATCCTATGATATTACCGAGGAAGACATCCGCCGGTCACGCCGGGCTTACTTTGCTAACATCTCTTACATTGATGACAAGATCGGTGAGGTGATGACCGCGCTGGAAAGCACTCGGCAGGAGGCAATCATTCTGTTCGTCTCAGACCATGGAGATATGTTGGGCGAGCGAGGGTTGTGGTTCAAAATGTCCTTCTTTGAAGGCTCTTCTCGTGTCCCCTTGATGATCAGCGCACCGCAGATACCGCCGGGCCTGATCTCCACGCCTGTAAGCAACATTGATGTATGCCCAACCCTTTGTGATCTGGTAGGGATCAGCATGGAAGAGGTGATGCCGTGGACGACCGGAGAAACTCTGGTTGGGCTGGGTCAAGGGAAACAGCGGACCTCCCCTGTCGCCATAGAGTATGCGGCTGAAGCGTCTTATGCCCCCATGGTTTCTCTGCGTGAAGACCGCTGGAAGTTCAACAAATGCCTGCTGGATGAAGACCAGTTGTTTGATCTGGAAGCCGATCCGCACGAACTGCACAATCTGGCACAAAAGCCCGAATACCAAGAGATTGCGGAGGAGTTCCGAAAGAAGATCGCAGAGCGCTGGGATTTGGAACGCTTCGATGCCGACGTTCGCGCCAGTCAGGCCCGGCGATGGGTGGTCTACGAGGCTCTACGCGAGGGGGGCTACTATCCTTGGGACTACCAACCCCTCCAAAAAGCCTCCGAACGCTACATGCGCAACCATATGGACCTGAACATACTGGAAGAAACACAGCGATTCCCACGTGGGGAGTAG
- a CDS encoding LysR family transcriptional regulator: MSNRKVNLLGRLPSLRAFEATVRCGNIAAAADELCVTEGAVSKHIKALEAELGAKLFTRVARRNLPTPAGEKLFQETRSAFALLRQAEQSFSHDLASKPFVLAAPSTSLLRVIIPNAHLIQEELRDRPLQFVADDTHRGAVDASYSLSLRVEELPDVPNTVLKLTDEEFGLVISPLLLSPDCSNPTVTLTNYNRLIPKDRPHIWERWVTESGTTLVSAANTTYFDEMYLVLQGAEAGLGPTIAPRPLVTEAIKNNRLWAPFGFQKRKGIYFTIAPLETELDPDFQRVSEVLKGMFAQC, from the coding sequence TTGAGCAATAGGAAAGTCAATCTACTTGGGCGTCTCCCCTCTCTCCGCGCATTTGAAGCAACGGTGAGGTGCGGAAACATAGCCGCGGCAGCTGATGAGCTGTGTGTGACGGAGGGTGCTGTCAGCAAACACATCAAGGCTCTGGAAGCCGAGTTAGGCGCTAAGTTGTTCACCCGTGTTGCTCGCAGAAATTTACCGACACCGGCGGGAGAAAAGCTGTTTCAGGAAACCCGAAGCGCGTTTGCGTTGCTGCGTCAGGCGGAGCAGAGCTTTTCTCATGATCTTGCAAGCAAACCATTCGTTCTGGCAGCGCCGTCCACCAGCTTGCTGCGCGTGATCATTCCAAACGCACACCTCATTCAGGAGGAACTCAGAGACAGGCCGTTACAGTTTGTGGCTGACGACACCCACCGCGGCGCAGTGGACGCCTCCTACTCCCTCAGCCTGCGCGTTGAAGAGCTGCCGGATGTGCCGAACACAGTCCTCAAATTAACTGATGAAGAGTTTGGATTGGTGATCTCTCCGCTGCTGCTCTCGCCGGACTGCTCAAACCCAACCGTAACGCTCACCAACTACAACCGCTTGATCCCCAAAGACCGTCCACACATCTGGGAGAGGTGGGTAACTGAAAGCGGCACAACGCTCGTATCTGCAGCCAACACAACGTATTTCGACGAGATGTACCTCGTCCTTCAAGGCGCTGAAGCTGGCCTCGGGCCTACTATTGCCCCGCGCCCCCTTGTGACAGAAGCCATAAAAAACAACCGCCTCTGGGCACCATTCGGCTTCCAAAAACGCAAAGGCATCTACTTCACCATCGCACCACTGGAAACAGAACTGGATCCGGACTTCCAACGTGTCAGTGAGGTGCTGAAGGGGATGTTTGCGCAATGCTAA
- a CDS encoding nucleoside hydrolase yields the protein MNKLWIDTDTASDDAVALMIALSLAPERVAGISTVAGNVPVHLSSRNAGYTARLCEFETLIHEGAASPLCRTLETAQYIHGEDGMGDIGLKLGSPDLSGIPAAVALVEAARQHKGELEVVTLGPLTNIALALKLDPDFASNIAKMTIMGGTSDCYGNVTPVSEFNIWADPEAADVVFRSAIPKVMVGWDISRKYAGISNSDAEELLAIGTSKAKVAVNSQKVLREFCSSTSGVEGFDLPDPITTAVALNPSVITEVKPYAVRVVCGEGPSRGLTILKDRHCNDEPKTTQVALAADRTIFWKMLQEALK from the coding sequence TTGAACAAGCTCTGGATCGACACGGATACCGCATCTGATGATGCTGTTGCGCTGATGATTGCCCTGTCGCTGGCGCCAGAACGGGTGGCTGGCATCAGCACTGTGGCTGGCAACGTGCCGGTGCATCTGTCTTCTCGCAATGCTGGCTATACTGCCCGGCTCTGTGAGTTTGAGACCTTGATCCACGAGGGCGCTGCAAGCCCGCTGTGCCGCACGCTGGAAACAGCGCAGTATATCCATGGTGAGGATGGCATGGGGGATATCGGGTTGAAGCTGGGCAGCCCAGACCTCTCCGGAATTCCAGCTGCTGTCGCTTTGGTGGAAGCTGCTCGCCAACATAAAGGGGAGTTGGAGGTGGTCACTCTTGGCCCGCTTACCAACATCGCTCTGGCGTTGAAACTGGACCCGGACTTTGCCAGCAATATTGCCAAAATGACGATCATGGGCGGCACCAGTGATTGTTATGGCAACGTGACGCCGGTTTCTGAGTTCAACATCTGGGCTGATCCTGAAGCGGCGGATGTAGTTTTTCGTTCTGCTATTCCCAAAGTGATGGTGGGCTGGGACATCTCTCGTAAGTATGCCGGGATCTCCAACAGTGATGCAGAAGAACTACTGGCTATCGGAACCTCTAAAGCAAAGGTGGCTGTGAACTCACAAAAAGTTTTGCGCGAGTTTTGCAGCTCGACGTCAGGCGTTGAAGGGTTTGATTTGCCTGACCCGATCACCACGGCAGTGGCATTGAACCCTTCTGTGATTACTGAGGTGAAGCCTTACGCTGTCAGAGTGGTGTGTGGGGAAGGGCCTTCGCGCGGCCTGACGATCCTCAAAGACAGGCATTGCAATGATGAGCCAAAGACAACGCAGGTGGCGTTGGCTGCTGACAGAACCATTTTCTGGAAAATGCTGCAGGAGGCTTTGAAATGA
- the add gene encoding adenosine deaminase, translating into MRNTLHSMPKVELHTHIDCSLDFKTASLLQPGMSFAEYKEAFVGPEKCKDLVQFLQCIDPALALMQTRLALQVSVDGLIRQLAADNVLYAEIRFAPHLHTQNGLRPEEVVETVLAQMFESSEREGIYCRLILCTLRDFNKEQSYEVTDLVARYQTQGVVALDLAADEANFPLDEHIAAFRRANTLGLNTIAHAGEARGADSVLETLENLGVSRIGHGVRSVEDPRVLERVVKEGIHLEVCPTCNIQTDIFPELKDHSLVQLKQAGVKFSLNTDARATTGVSLTEEYERVAHTFDWTEQDLLTSSRMALDASFAPDDVKQSIQEKLEVFEAASVE; encoded by the coding sequence ATGAGAAACACGCTGCATTCAATGCCAAAGGTGGAGCTGCACACGCATATCGATTGCAGTCTCGACTTCAAGACAGCCTCACTCCTGCAGCCAGGCATGAGCTTTGCTGAGTACAAAGAAGCGTTTGTTGGGCCTGAAAAGTGCAAGGATCTGGTGCAGTTTCTGCAGTGTATTGATCCAGCTTTAGCACTGATGCAAACCAGGTTGGCCTTGCAGGTGAGCGTGGATGGTTTGATCCGCCAACTTGCAGCAGACAACGTGCTTTATGCAGAGATCCGCTTCGCCCCGCACCTGCACACTCAAAATGGTCTGCGGCCTGAAGAGGTCGTGGAAACCGTGCTTGCTCAGATGTTTGAAAGCAGTGAACGGGAGGGCATCTATTGCCGACTGATCTTGTGCACTCTGCGCGATTTCAACAAAGAGCAGAGCTATGAGGTGACCGATCTTGTCGCCCGCTATCAAACTCAAGGCGTTGTCGCGTTGGATCTGGCAGCTGATGAAGCCAACTTCCCGCTGGATGAGCACATTGCTGCGTTCCGCCGAGCCAATACACTTGGCCTCAACACCATCGCCCATGCCGGTGAAGCCCGTGGTGCAGATAGTGTTTTGGAGACACTGGAGAATCTTGGTGTCAGCCGCATCGGCCATGGCGTGCGTTCCGTGGAAGACCCACGCGTGCTGGAGAGGGTGGTGAAAGAAGGTATACATTTGGAGGTGTGCCCGACCTGCAATATTCAGACGGATATCTTCCCAGAGCTGAAAGACCACAGTCTGGTACAATTGAAACAGGCTGGTGTGAAGTTCAGCCTCAACACAGACGCTCGCGCGACGACGGGTGTATCTCTAACGGAAGAATATGAGCGCGTTGCACACACTTTCGACTGGACCGAACAAGACCTTCTTACAAGTTCGCGAATGGCTCTCGATGCAAGCTTTGCTCCGGACGATGTCAAACAAAGCATTCAGGAAAAGCTTGAGGTTTTCGAAGCGGCATCGGTTGAGTGA
- a CDS encoding MFS transporter: MKLIVLAFSNFIASIAMGIALTIVPWELSESLGGERVLAFTATYATAILIVLAPISGRIVDRFSRRSTLMMCIVVMAVVLQISSITYGNAFLKIASLSVFYFASQVFFLFFYNALSAFIQEVFNEEERGKVNGWMQLEMQASTFVVGLLMIYAVKSSDFQFLLQLNSGLMVISALMFCFIPYKKQERPARARVSRSVFRTILKRKDLVLLGVCANISFVSVMMLNIVHPIYLNSVLKLDVSALAQLSISYGLGAALSGFLISRFVSAQSALTIMRACLSVFTATLLTISLLPTFTTIFIGAALLGAAGSSIRVAFNTYVMSMVEKDIFGSYLSVISSLTYIQRTLFGFLLSMLIVGFPASNYYWFVFAIGCLGLILLQVHAVLASTQKLELSEA; the protein is encoded by the coding sequence ATGAAACTGATCGTATTGGCCTTCTCAAATTTCATCGCATCCATAGCGATGGGCATCGCGCTAACCATTGTACCTTGGGAACTTTCGGAGTCTCTTGGGGGTGAGCGTGTCCTTGCTTTCACCGCGACGTATGCCACGGCGATCCTCATTGTTCTCGCCCCCATTTCCGGCAGGATAGTCGACAGATTCTCGCGTCGCTCCACGTTGATGATGTGCATTGTGGTGATGGCTGTGGTTCTTCAGATTTCCTCAATCACCTATGGCAATGCATTTCTGAAGATTGCCAGTCTGAGCGTGTTCTACTTCGCATCTCAGGTCTTCTTCCTGTTCTTTTACAATGCACTGTCTGCCTTCATTCAGGAGGTGTTTAACGAAGAAGAACGCGGCAAGGTGAATGGCTGGATGCAGTTGGAAATGCAGGCCTCTACATTCGTGGTTGGCCTGCTGATGATCTATGCCGTAAAAAGCAGCGACTTCCAGTTCCTGCTGCAATTAAACAGCGGACTGATGGTGATATCTGCACTGATGTTCTGCTTCATTCCTTACAAGAAACAGGAAAGGCCAGCTCGTGCACGAGTCTCACGCAGTGTATTCCGAACAATCCTGAAGCGAAAAGATCTCGTTCTGCTTGGTGTCTGTGCCAACATCTCGTTTGTGTCGGTCATGATGCTTAACATCGTGCATCCGATCTATCTGAACAGCGTACTCAAACTGGATGTTTCTGCACTTGCTCAGCTTTCGATTTCTTATGGCTTGGGCGCAGCCCTCTCCGGTTTTCTCATCAGCCGGTTTGTCTCAGCTCAATCTGCGTTAACAATCATGCGAGCATGTTTGAGCGTCTTTACTGCCACGCTGCTCACCATCAGCCTGCTTCCAACCTTCACAACCATCTTCATTGGCGCTGCCCTGCTCGGCGCAGCAGGTTCTTCTATCCGCGTTGCCTTCAATACCTATGTAATGAGCATGGTTGAGAAGGACATTTTTGGCAGTTATCTCTCTGTCATCAGCTCCCTGACGTATATCCAGCGTACCCTGTTTGGCTTCCTACTCTCCATGCTGATCGTTGGTTTCCCAGCCTCAAACTATTACTGGTTTGTCTTCGCAATCGGATGCCTCGGGCTCATTCTGTTACAAGTGCATGCTGTGCTTGCCTCCACGCAAAAGCTTGAGTTGAGTGAAGCGTAA